In a genomic window of Methylobacter sp. YRD-M1:
- a CDS encoding NfeD family protein translates to MIMMRQAFLVFLVILAFTVQAETDDVRRQNKAATVIQLEINGAIGPATSDYISRNLDKAAEESAVCVIFRMDTPGGLDTSMRDIIKKIIASPVPVVTYVAPGGARAASAGTYILYASHIAAMAPGTNLGAATPVQMPGMGDSGDEKEDKEAKGAKKEKGISDPMAAKAVNDAVAYIRGLAQMRGRNADWAEQAVRTAASIPAEEALTKRVIDLVAADQADLLKQLHGRKINVLGQERILLTDGAVIKKIGLDWRGELLSVITNPNIAYLLMLIGIYGLIFEFANPGSVVPGTIGGICLLLALFAFQLLPINYAGMALILLGIALMAAEAFIPGIGVLGFGGLLAFIVGSVILIDTDQPGFGINPAIIGAVALSSAAFFILALGLLFKSRQVPIVSGREELIGATGVALEDFTDLGMIRIHSEIWRARSDSPISKKQKVTVTGLDGLILLVGPIKEESE, encoded by the coding sequence ATGATTATGATGAGGCAGGCTTTTCTTGTTTTTCTGGTGATTTTGGCTTTCACGGTACAAGCCGAAACAGATGATGTCAGGCGGCAAAATAAAGCGGCAACGGTTATTCAGCTTGAGATTAATGGCGCGATAGGGCCTGCCACCAGCGACTATATCAGCAGAAATCTCGATAAAGCCGCCGAAGAAAGTGCGGTTTGTGTAATATTTCGCATGGATACACCTGGCGGGCTGGATACCTCCATGCGCGATATCATCAAGAAAATCATTGCTTCACCGGTCCCTGTCGTCACTTATGTAGCGCCTGGCGGCGCCCGTGCCGCCAGTGCTGGCACCTATATTCTCTATGCCAGCCATATCGCTGCCATGGCGCCTGGCACCAATCTGGGTGCGGCCACGCCTGTACAAATGCCGGGCATGGGCGATTCTGGCGATGAAAAGGAGGATAAGGAGGCCAAGGGCGCCAAAAAGGAAAAAGGCATATCGGATCCTATGGCCGCCAAGGCCGTCAATGATGCCGTGGCCTATATACGAGGGCTGGCTCAGATGCGCGGCAGAAATGCCGATTGGGCCGAACAGGCGGTGCGTACCGCAGCAAGCATCCCGGCTGAAGAAGCATTGACTAAACGGGTCATAGATTTGGTTGCAGCCGATCAGGCCGATTTATTAAAACAGCTGCATGGCCGCAAAATCAATGTGCTGGGTCAGGAGCGGATATTGCTGACCGACGGAGCCGTGATAAAGAAAATAGGCCTGGACTGGCGCGGCGAGCTGCTGTCTGTTATTACTAACCCCAATATTGCCTATCTGCTGATGCTGATCGGCATTTACGGATTGATTTTCGAGTTTGCCAATCCCGGTTCCGTTGTGCCGGGCACTATTGGCGGCATCTGTTTGTTGCTCGCATTGTTCGCCTTTCAGTTATTGCCAATCAATTATGCCGGTATGGCGTTAATCCTGTTGGGCATTGCTTTAATGGCGGCGGAAGCCTTCATTCCCGGCATCGGCGTTCTTGGCTTCGGTGGATTGCTGGCTTTTATTGTGGGCTCGGTGATTCTTATCGATACCGATCAGCCGGGGTTCGGCATTAATCCGGCTATTATCGGAGCCGTTGCCCTGAGCAGCGCCGCGTTTTTTATTCTGGCCCTAGGGTTATTGTTCAAATCCAGGCAGGTGCCGATTGTAAGCGGCAGGGAAGAGCTAATAGGTGCGACAGGCGTGGCGCTGGAAGATTTTACCGACCTTGGCATGATTCGTATTCATAGCGAAATCTGGCGGGCTCGCAGCGACAGCCCGATCAGTAAGAAGCAGAAAGTGACAGTAACAGGTCTGGACGGCCTGATCTTGTTGGTTGGTCCGATTAAAGAGGAGTCCGAGTAA
- a CDS encoding slipin family protein encodes MLAYFWYIFISILLVILISAFRVLREYERGVIFFLGRFYSVKGPGLIIVIPLIQQMERVDLRTIVMDVPSQDVISLDNVSVKVNAVVYFRVIEPDKAIIQVENFLEATSQLAQTTLRSVLGQHELDEMLAQRDRLNMDIQTILDQQTDAWGIKVANVEIKHVDLDESMIRAIAKQAEAERTRRAKIIHAEGEMQASEKLMAAANILAQQPQAIQLRYLQTLTEIAGDKSSTIVFPLPIDIASKLTK; translated from the coding sequence ATGTTGGCATATTTCTGGTATATCTTCATCAGCATTCTTTTAGTTATTTTAATCAGCGCTTTTAGAGTCCTGCGGGAATATGAGCGCGGCGTTATTTTCTTTCTCGGGCGTTTTTATAGCGTTAAAGGTCCGGGATTGATTATCGTGATCCCATTGATTCAGCAGATGGAACGCGTCGATTTACGCACCATTGTCATGGATGTGCCTTCCCAGGACGTGATCTCTCTGGACAATGTTTCCGTAAAAGTCAATGCCGTGGTCTATTTCAGGGTGATCGAGCCGGATAAAGCCATTATCCAGGTTGAGAATTTTCTTGAAGCGACCAGTCAGTTGGCCCAGACGACATTGCGTTCCGTACTGGGGCAGCACGAGCTGGATGAAATGCTGGCGCAACGTGATCGCTTGAACATGGATATACAAACCATTCTGGATCAGCAGACCGATGCGTGGGGCATTAAAGTAGCCAATGTGGAAATCAAGCATGTTGACCTTGATGAGAGCATGATCCGGGCGATAGCCAAACAGGCCGAAGCCGAACGTACCCGTCGGGCGAAAATCATTCATGCGGAAGGCGAAATGCAGGCATCGGAAAAGCTGATGGCCGCGGCGAATATATTAGCCCAGCAACCGCAGGCCATACAGCTTAGATATTTGCAAACTTTGACTGAAATTGCCGGGGATAAATCATCGACGATTGTCTTTCCATTGCCGATAGATATAGCGAGTAAACTTACGAAATAG